The following proteins come from a genomic window of Solwaraspora sp. WMMA2065:
- a CDS encoding cytochrome P450, with protein MRKELPCAVLIPAGATEARRAWLVTKHPDVRQALMDSRLSADELLPGAPVRIQIPPGDRPSSFLRMDDPEHNRLRSMIASQFTARRVRSMRPAVEALTTQLLDDVASRHRPVDLHDAFSRKLPTLVVANLLGVPDEDSPFFVEKTRITMSQEDPIRSFAAYQEMSNYLADLAERRLHDPQDDLISQLASNNLATGEITLKELVGIARLVLVAGHETTTNQIALNILSLLLDPELRASVLADDGALVPQFIEEAMRFWSISQDAIVRLVLEDLELGGRQMRKGDAVVISIPAGNHDPEVFPNPGHLDIYRNSQEHLQWGIGPHYCQGAPLARLEMAISLEALFTRFPTLRLATDEPEALFRRGTVFHGIESLPVTW; from the coding sequence TTGCGTAAGGAACTGCCCTGCGCCGTGCTGATCCCAGCAGGGGCGACTGAGGCGAGGCGCGCATGGCTGGTCACCAAACACCCCGACGTTCGACAGGCGTTGATGGATTCACGGCTCAGCGCTGATGAGCTGCTACCAGGCGCGCCGGTACGAATTCAGATTCCGCCAGGTGACCGACCTTCGTCGTTTCTACGCATGGACGACCCCGAACACAACCGACTCAGAAGCATGATCGCTTCGCAGTTCACCGCACGGCGGGTCCGATCCATGCGCCCTGCCGTCGAGGCACTGACCACACAACTGCTGGACGATGTCGCTTCCCGGCACCGACCGGTCGATCTCCACGACGCGTTCTCCAGGAAGTTGCCAACATTGGTGGTCGCCAACCTACTCGGCGTCCCCGACGAGGATTCGCCTTTTTTCGTGGAGAAGACCAGAATCACGATGTCGCAGGAAGATCCGATTAGATCGTTCGCAGCGTACCAGGAGATGTCGAACTATCTGGCCGACCTGGCGGAGCGCCGCCTGCACGACCCGCAGGACGACCTCATCAGCCAGCTCGCCTCGAACAATCTGGCAACCGGAGAAATTACCCTCAAGGAACTCGTAGGAATTGCACGACTCGTCCTCGTTGCCGGCCACGAGACCACCACTAATCAGATCGCACTGAATATTCTCAGCCTGCTGCTCGACCCAGAGCTACGCGCCTCGGTACTTGCCGACGACGGCGCACTGGTCCCACAGTTCATCGAAGAAGCAATGAGATTTTGGTCTATCTCGCAAGACGCAATCGTACGCCTGGTGCTCGAAGATCTGGAACTCGGTGGACGACAGATGCGAAAAGGCGATGCGGTTGTCATATCCATCCCGGCCGGCAACCATGACCCGGAGGTCTTCCCGAATCCGGGCCATCTTGACATATACAGGAATTCCCAGGAACATCTACAGTGGGGAATCGGGCCACACTATTGCCAGGGCGCGCCACTAGCTCGCCTAGAGATGGCAATTTCCCTTGAGGCGCTGTTCACCCGGTTCCCGACCCTGCGACTGGCGACCGACGAGCCCGAGGCGCTGTTTCGCCGAGGAACCGTGTTCCACGGCATCGAATCGCTACCGGTCACCTGGTGA
- a CDS encoding alpha/beta hydrolase, with amino-acid sequence MPFFRANDGTNIHYVDSGAGPPMVLLSSATMGIQMWDKHLPPLDAAGFRVVAYDRRGHGRSDWAWGGYDYDTLADDLARLIESLDLTDVTLIGSAMGCAELVRYIARHGTDRVRRAVLIATVTPALVSSSDDRDGSAANEVNQMLEQLRTDRPRYYSEISMAFYAGVGASAKDIPLSAEFTEWFSDQALQCSSRATIESYRLLFTSELREDLGSVTVPTLVIHGARDPIADLAQCGEATAELIKDSRLVVYDDAAHGLAVTAADRLVADIVAFADS; translated from the coding sequence ATGCCATTCTTCAGAGCAAACGACGGCACGAACATCCACTACGTCGACAGCGGAGCTGGCCCGCCGATGGTGCTGCTGAGCAGCGCCACCATGGGCATTCAGATGTGGGACAAGCATCTGCCTCCGCTGGACGCCGCAGGGTTCCGCGTCGTCGCCTACGACCGTCGCGGCCACGGCAGATCGGACTGGGCCTGGGGCGGCTACGACTACGACACCCTCGCCGACGACCTCGCCCGGCTGATCGAATCGCTTGACCTGACAGATGTCACGCTCATTGGAAGCGCCATGGGTTGTGCTGAACTGGTCCGCTACATCGCACGGCACGGCACCGACCGGGTTCGCCGAGCCGTGCTGATCGCTACCGTCACCCCAGCCCTCGTCAGTTCGTCCGACGACCGCGATGGATCGGCGGCGAATGAGGTGAATCAGATGCTGGAGCAGCTACGGACGGATCGACCCAGGTACTACTCGGAGATCTCGATGGCTTTCTACGCTGGCGTCGGCGCATCTGCCAAGGACATTCCGCTGTCGGCGGAGTTCACCGAGTGGTTCAGCGATCAGGCGCTGCAGTGCTCTAGTCGGGCCACCATCGAGTCCTACCGGCTGCTGTTCACCAGCGAGCTCCGCGAGGACCTCGGGAGCGTCACCGTGCCGACCCTGGTGATCCACGGCGCCCGCGACCCGATCGCCGACCTAGCCCAATGCGGTGAGGCTACCGCAGAGCTGATCAAGGACAGTCGGCTCGTCGTCTATGACGACGCCGCGCACGGACTGGCGGTGACCGCCGCCGATCGACTCGTCGCGGACATCGTCGCCTTCGCTGACAGCTAA
- a CDS encoding GAF domain-containing SpoIIE family protein phosphatase has protein sequence MSVEGGNADERLKRIEAITDPALSRLSFDALLVESLARTGGLLGADSAAVCLLDAHSQQLVTAAAWGIEAGHEPPARLPLGRGYAGKVLTTGDTVMLTDPDDDALAHPALQGQGIRSLLAVPVTIGGSVGGVLHVATRRRGPACDDEHMLRLLADRIALADQARESQVDRAATLALQYDLLPTELPAVAGLEFAARYVAGHDAGVGGDWYDVLPLPNGWVGVAIGDVTGRGLHAATVMGRLRSALRAYALETTDPADVLARLDRKVQHFEPGMMATVCYATIDPTRTVVSVSTAGHPPPVMIGAGHAAHSLPVLADLPLGTRIHRPRRARRHPLEPGALLFFFTDGLVERWGPTIDNGLRQLSDSLVATSAETACAETMGALVDGRPLVDDIAMLALRRR, from the coding sequence GTGTCAGTCGAGGGTGGGAACGCGGACGAGCGCCTCAAACGCATCGAGGCGATCACCGACCCTGCCCTGTCCCGGCTGAGCTTTGACGCGCTGCTGGTCGAGTCACTGGCCCGCACCGGCGGGCTGCTCGGCGCCGACTCCGCCGCCGTCTGCCTGCTCGACGCACACTCCCAGCAGCTGGTCACCGCAGCTGCCTGGGGAATCGAGGCCGGCCACGAACCGCCGGCCCGGCTGCCGCTCGGTCGCGGGTACGCCGGCAAGGTGCTGACCACTGGTGACACGGTCATGCTGACCGACCCTGACGACGACGCGCTGGCGCATCCGGCGTTGCAGGGGCAGGGCATCCGGTCGCTGCTGGCGGTGCCGGTGACGATTGGCGGCTCGGTCGGCGGGGTGCTGCACGTGGCAACCCGACGACGCGGGCCGGCCTGCGACGACGAACATATGTTGCGGCTGCTGGCCGACCGGATCGCCCTGGCCGACCAGGCCCGCGAAAGCCAGGTCGACCGCGCCGCCACCCTGGCGCTGCAGTACGACCTGCTGCCCACCGAACTACCGGCGGTCGCCGGGCTGGAGTTCGCCGCCCGGTACGTAGCCGGCCACGACGCCGGGGTCGGCGGTGACTGGTACGACGTACTGCCGCTGCCGAACGGCTGGGTCGGCGTGGCGATCGGCGACGTCACCGGACGCGGGCTGCACGCGGCCACCGTGATGGGCCGGCTGCGCAGCGCGCTGCGCGCGTACGCTCTGGAAACCACCGACCCGGCCGACGTGCTCGCCCGGCTGGACCGCAAGGTGCAGCACTTCGAGCCGGGCATGATGGCGACGGTGTGCTACGCGACGATCGACCCCACCCGGACGGTCGTGTCGGTGTCGACGGCCGGCCATCCGCCGCCGGTGATGATCGGCGCCGGCCACGCCGCACACAGTCTGCCGGTGCTGGCGGACCTTCCGCTCGGCACCCGCATCCACCGGCCACGCCGGGCGCGCAGGCACCCCCTCGAGCCCGGCGCGCTGCTGTTCTTCTTCACCGACGGCCTGGTGGAGCGGTGGGGGCCGACCATCGACAACGGCCTGCGTCAGTTGTCCGACTCGTTGGTCGCCACCAGCGCCGAAACGGCCTGCGCCGAGACGATGGGCGCGCTGGTGGACGGCCGACCGCTGGTCGACGACATCGCCATGTTGGCGCTCCGCCGCCGATAG